One genomic window of Peromyscus maniculatus bairdii isolate BWxNUB_F1_BW_parent chromosome 2, HU_Pman_BW_mat_3.1, whole genome shotgun sequence includes the following:
- the LOC143271609 gene encoding uncharacterized protein LOC143271609 produces MAGTSRSGRLGEGGQFEETQSRGGVWGGPEDAGGRREGGAGRPSARLRAGWVGRPRPPSPGTPRKVGTVGVQGPASLGRGAPTSLLTCRPRPFRAGGGVWRLRAPPGVAWQPPPAPPSAPLGSALVTPGAPCRRGADGPLWAAVARPLRGARWFGPPRPRARPPPRRLRRCAQRGSRARPRRQPAAGVRRRRRRPALEPEQPGAGPAGRCAWPRRRAPPWIPGEHRGAMSKTEQGPNAKAWPPWSPVDSAPWAVVWAGEHSGFGIFKKYPMHSQGRLPGETWDPDSCCLEAVLAENARASLLFQAERAVVQFLEAQI; encoded by the exons ATGGCTGGCACGAGCCGGTCCGGGCGTCTCGGGGAAGGGGGACAGTTTGAGGAGACG CAGAGccggggtggggtgtgggggggaccAGAGGATGCAGGCGGGAGGCGCGAGGGCGGGGCGGGCAGGCCGAGCGCCCGGCTGCGGGCAGGGTGGGTGGGCAGGCCGAGGCCCCCGTCCCCAGGGACCCCTCGCAAGGTGGGGACAGTGGGAGTCCAGGGTCCCGCTAGCCTGGGGAGAGGCGCGCCTACCTCGCTGCTCACCTGTCGGCCGCGTCCCTTCCGCGCGGGCGGCGGCGTCTGGCGCCTCCGGGCGCCTCCAGGGGTCGCGTGGCAGCCCCCGCCGGCGCCCCCCTCCGCTCCCCTCGGCTCGGCGTTGGTCACGCCCGGCGCCCCCTGCAGGCGTGGTGCCGATGGTCCGCTCTGGGCGGCCGTCGCGCGGCCCCTCCGCGGAGCGCGGTGGTTCGGCCCGCCCAGGCCGCGGGCGCGCCCACCTCCCCGGCGGCTGCGGCGCTGCGCCCAGCGCGGGTCACGCGCCCGGCCTCGTCGCCAGCCGGCCGCCGgggtgcgccgccgccgccgccgccctgcGCTCGAGCCCGAGCAGCCTGGTGCGGGCCCGGCGGGCAGGTGCGCGTGGCCTCGGCGGCGAGCCCCGCCGTGGATTCCGGGAGAGCATCGTGGAGCAATGTCCAAAACGGAGCAAGGACCAAACGCGAAAGCCTGGCCTCCCTGGAGCCCCGTGGACTCGGCCCCCTGGGCTGTGGTGTGGGCAGGGGAGCATTCGGGCTTTGGGATTTTCAAAAAGTACCCCATGCACAGCCAGGGGAGACTCCCTGGTGAAACCTGGGACCCAGACTCCTGCTGCCTTGAGGCTGTTCTGGCGGAGAACGCCAGGGCCTCCCTGCTGTTCCAGGCGGAGCGGGCTGTCGTTCAGTTTCTGGAAGCCCA AATCTAG